A single genomic interval of Nocardioides palaemonis harbors:
- a CDS encoding M4 family metallopeptidase, whose product MKLLGQGLSLALLAAGIAAVPAASVQAQPAGSDDVVSQLRQEANTSVSVRRSPATGKVTFLTANGRTGDLLPGVAAKSGKDAVAKAGEYVDRYAAAFGARADELEQSRVTTDGNGTTVTYQQVYRGIPVYAGELKVSVDAQGDLVGVAGNAVPDLDLSVTPKASAAKAGAQAVRWVRSDPPSEADGSGAADTSGIKADPQLVVYRKGLVKGEPGEAVLAYQVEVSNAKNIRDVVVLDAQTLKIINRYSLVHGALDRELYELNPGTTPVWSEGDAFPGGLNEDQQNLVNSAGESYWLYSNAFGRDSYDGAGATMKTVNNDPTIDCPNANWNGTTTNYCDGVTSDDVVSHEWGHAYTEYTSGLIYQYQSGALNESYSDVWGETLDQINGREDEGESFMTPRPEGCDVTAPAGITMNITAPATRECTAVEAGFGPGFSTTPTTATVLVATDAANATGPSTTDGCTAFTNAGAIAGKYAYVDRGTCSFQVKVDNAVAAGATGLVIGNNNVDFPISPAGTADIPGVMVGQDDGVVFKANGTSTVSIAAEDTTGRADSTRWLMGEKSTAFGGAIRDMWSPTCYGDPAKVTDAEYKCDPALTDAGGVHSNSGVPNHAYALTVDGGTFNGQTISGIGLDKAANIWWRAQTAYLTPASNFTDAADAFEQSCADLVGQPINKLSTTPNAGQVATTPITADDCAQLTKAVAAVEMRTEPVRCDFQPLLAKNAPNPCGEGFVSDAIWSEDFEDGLAGWTASQEIADIPEFDYAGGFGKPWESVAKAPGGHATKVAYGPTPDLGSCTGDGGDDFSSRDSITSPIVELPDTLRTPRLTFDHYVAIESGYDGGNVKVSVNGGSFETIPAESYVFNAPGQIFTLGQGNTNPLQGQDGFTGVDGGQAKGSWGQSQVDIESLGIEPGDTVQFRFDIGRDGCGGIDGWYIDNVQLIQCKLATEMTAVHLPEPSTFGEASAVQVKVSRKGNVGSAPTGDVTLTKADGSTVASGTLDGGAATIALPADLPVGVHTLTATYSGDVTLASATAKVTVTVKAAPGQEKAGSRTSASVKPSKPRFRQDFKVVTKVKSRDGKPTGKVVVRIDGKKVGTAKIRKGRVVITVRKDLKVGTHKLVAIYKGSDTVKRSKDKLTFRVVR is encoded by the coding sequence GTGAAGCTTCTCGGGCAAGGGTTGTCCCTTGCACTCCTCGCCGCGGGCATCGCCGCGGTACCCGCAGCGTCGGTCCAGGCCCAGCCGGCCGGATCCGACGACGTCGTGTCCCAGCTCCGCCAGGAGGCCAACACCTCGGTCTCCGTCAGGCGCTCCCCCGCCACCGGCAAGGTCACCTTCCTGACCGCCAACGGCCGCACCGGCGACCTGCTCCCCGGTGTCGCCGCGAAGTCCGGCAAGGACGCGGTGGCCAAGGCCGGCGAGTACGTCGACCGCTACGCCGCCGCGTTCGGCGCCCGCGCCGACGAGCTCGAGCAGTCGCGTGTCACCACGGACGGCAACGGCACCACCGTCACCTACCAGCAGGTCTACCGCGGCATCCCGGTCTACGCCGGTGAGCTGAAGGTCAGCGTCGACGCCCAGGGCGACCTGGTCGGCGTGGCCGGCAACGCGGTCCCCGACCTCGACCTCTCGGTCACCCCGAAGGCCAGCGCCGCCAAGGCCGGCGCCCAGGCCGTGCGGTGGGTCAGGTCCGACCCGCCGAGCGAGGCCGACGGCAGCGGCGCGGCCGACACCTCCGGGATCAAGGCCGACCCGCAGCTGGTCGTCTACCGCAAGGGCCTCGTCAAGGGCGAGCCCGGCGAGGCGGTCCTCGCCTACCAGGTCGAGGTCAGCAACGCCAAGAACATCCGCGACGTCGTCGTGCTCGACGCGCAGACGCTCAAGATCATCAACCGCTACTCCCTCGTGCACGGCGCGCTCGACCGCGAGCTCTACGAGCTCAACCCGGGCACCACGCCGGTGTGGTCGGAGGGCGACGCGTTCCCGGGCGGCCTCAACGAGGACCAGCAGAACCTGGTGAACTCCGCGGGCGAGTCCTACTGGCTCTACTCCAACGCCTTCGGCCGCGACTCCTACGACGGCGCCGGCGCCACGATGAAGACGGTCAACAACGACCCGACCATCGACTGCCCCAACGCCAACTGGAACGGCACCACCACCAACTACTGCGACGGCGTCACCTCCGACGACGTCGTGTCGCACGAGTGGGGCCACGCCTACACCGAGTACACCTCCGGCCTGATCTACCAGTACCAGTCGGGTGCGCTCAACGAGTCCTACTCCGACGTCTGGGGCGAGACCCTCGACCAGATCAACGGTCGCGAGGACGAGGGCGAGAGCTTCATGACCCCGCGTCCCGAGGGCTGTGACGTCACCGCCCCCGCCGGCATCACGATGAACATCACCGCGCCGGCGACCCGTGAGTGCACGGCCGTGGAGGCCGGCTTCGGCCCGGGCTTCAGCACGACCCCGACCACCGCGACCGTCCTGGTCGCGACCGACGCCGCCAACGCGACGGGTCCGTCCACGACCGACGGCTGCACGGCGTTCACCAACGCCGGCGCGATCGCGGGCAAGTACGCCTACGTGGACCGCGGCACCTGCTCGTTCCAGGTCAAGGTCGACAACGCCGTCGCGGCGGGTGCCACCGGCCTCGTCATCGGCAACAACAACGTCGACTTCCCGATCAGCCCGGCCGGCACCGCCGACATCCCGGGCGTCATGGTCGGCCAGGACGACGGCGTGGTCTTCAAGGCCAACGGCACCTCCACGGTCAGCATCGCGGCCGAGGACACCACCGGCCGCGCCGACTCGACCCGCTGGCTGATGGGCGAGAAGTCCACCGCCTTCGGTGGCGCGATCCGCGACATGTGGTCGCCCACCTGCTACGGCGACCCGGCCAAGGTCACCGACGCCGAGTACAAGTGCGACCCGGCCCTGACCGACGCCGGCGGCGTGCACAGCAACTCGGGCGTGCCCAACCACGCCTACGCGCTGACCGTCGACGGCGGCACGTTCAACGGCCAGACCATCTCGGGCATCGGGCTCGACAAGGCCGCCAACATCTGGTGGCGCGCCCAGACGGCGTACCTCACCCCGGCGTCGAACTTCACCGACGCCGCGGACGCCTTCGAGCAGTCCTGCGCCGACCTCGTCGGCCAGCCGATCAACAAGCTGAGCACCACGCCGAACGCCGGTCAGGTCGCCACGACCCCGATCACGGCCGACGACTGCGCCCAGCTGACCAAGGCCGTCGCCGCGGTCGAGATGCGGACCGAGCCGGTGCGCTGCGACTTCCAGCCGCTGCTCGCCAAGAACGCCCCCAACCCGTGTGGTGAGGGCTTCGTCAGCGACGCGATCTGGAGCGAGGACTTCGAGGACGGCCTGGCCGGCTGGACCGCCTCGCAGGAGATCGCCGACATTCCCGAGTTCGACTACGCGGGTGGCTTCGGCAAGCCGTGGGAGTCCGTCGCGAAGGCGCCCGGCGGCCACGCCACCAAGGTCGCCTACGGCCCGACGCCCGACCTCGGCTCGTGCACCGGCGACGGTGGCGACGACTTCTCCAGCCGTGACTCCATCACCTCGCCGATCGTCGAGCTCCCGGACACCCTCCGGACGCCGCGCCTCACCTTCGACCACTACGTGGCGATCGAGAGCGGCTACGACGGCGGCAACGTCAAGGTCAGCGTCAACGGTGGCTCCTTCGAGACCATCCCGGCCGAGTCCTACGTGTTCAACGCCCCGGGCCAGATCTTCACCCTGGGCCAGGGCAACACCAACCCGCTCCAGGGCCAGGACGGCTTCACCGGCGTCGACGGTGGCCAGGCCAAGGGTTCGTGGGGCCAGTCGCAGGTGGACATCGAGTCCCTCGGCATCGAGCCGGGCGACACCGTGCAGTTCCGCTTCGACATCGGTCGCGACGGCTGCGGCGGCATCGACGGCTGGTACATCGACAACGTCCAGCTGATCCAGTGCAAGCTGGCCACCGAGATGACGGCCGTGCACCTGCCCGAGCCCTCCACCTTCGGTGAGGCGTCCGCGGTCCAGGTGAAGGTCTCGCGCAAGGGCAACGTCGGCTCGGCCCCGACCGGCGACGTCACCCTGACCAAGGCCGACGGCTCGACCGTCGCCAGCGGCACCCTCGACGGCGGGGCGGCGACCATCGCGCTCCCGGCGGACCTGCCGGTCGGCGTGCACACGCTGACCGCGACCTACTCCGGCGACGTGACGCTGGCCTCGGCCACCGCCAAGGTCACGGTGACGGTCAAGGCGGCTCCCGGCCAGGAGAAGGCCGGCTCGCGGACCTCTGCCTCGGTGAAGCCGAGCAAGCCGCGGTTCCGGCAGGACTTCAAGGTCGTCACGAAGGTGAAGTCGCGCGACGGCAAGCCCACCGGGAAGGTCGTCGTCCGCATCGACGGCAAGAAGGTCGGCACCGCCAAGATCCGCAAGGGTCGCGTGGTCATCACGGTGCGCAAGGACCTGAAGGTCGGCACGCACAAGCTCGTCGCGATCTACAAGGGCTCCGACACCGTGAAGCGCAGCAAGGACAAGCTCACCTTCCGGGTCGTCCGCTGA